In Bubalus kerabau isolate K-KA32 ecotype Philippines breed swamp buffalo chromosome 4, PCC_UOA_SB_1v2, whole genome shotgun sequence, one DNA window encodes the following:
- the CD79B gene encoding B-cell antigen receptor complex-associated protein beta chain, which produces MFFSLFGTSGTSKNIWDCQEQLFLGWNLNSPVPTSHSSSPNLCSSGWGWGCHCTRSLRCHGLGAGDRVSMAGSALIPGLNNWLVLGLLLLSAGEKVLADRIDDLLRDPKGNTCSRIWQHPRFVAKKRGSTVEIRCHVENNGTVSWFWKPKPDSEPKIFHPEEGRIIQTRNNSEAILTILGVQFQDNGIYFCKQECAKGAQRTEHGCGTELRVMGFSTLAQLKRRNTLKDGIIMIQTLLIILFIIVPIFLLLDKDDSKAGMEEDHTYEGLDIDQTATYEDIVTLRTGEVKWSVGEHPGQE; this is translated from the exons atgtttttctctttgtttggaACATCTGGAACCAGTAAGAACATCTGGGACTGCCAGGAACAGCTGTTTCTCGGATGGAACCTGAACTCCCCTGTCCCCACTTCCCACAGCTCCAGCCCCAACCTGTGCTCCtcgggttgggggtggggatgcCACTGTACCAG GAGCCTCCGTTGTCACGGGCTTGGGGCTGGAGACAGGGTGAGCATGGCAGGGTCGGCGTTGATTCCCGGGCTCAACAACTGGCTGGTGCTGGGGCTGCTGCTCCTTTCAG CAGGTGAGAAGGTGCTGGCGGACAGAATAGATGACCTGCTCCGGGATCCCAAAG GAAACACTTGTTCCCGGATCTGGCAGCACCCACGTTTCGTGGCCAAGAAACGGGGCTCCACAGTGGAGATCAGGTGCCACGTGGAGAATAATGGCACTGTGAGCTGGTTCTGGAAGCCGAAGCCGGACTCAGAGCCCAAGATATTTCACCCGGAGGAGGGCCGCATCATCCAGACCCGTAACAACTCGGAGGCCATTCTCACCATCCTAGGCGTCCAGTTTCAGGACAATGGCATCTACTTCTGCAAGCAGGAGTGCGCCAAGGGAGCCCAGAGGACAGAGCATGGCTGTGGCACCGAGCTCCGGGTCATGG GGTTCAGCACTTTGGCCCAGCTGAAGCGGCGGAACACACTGAAAGATGGCATCATCATGATCCAGACCTTGCTTATCATTCTGTTtatcattgtgcccatcttcctGCTGCTGGACAAG GATGACAGCAAGGCCGGGATGGAGGAAGATCACACCTATGAG GGCCTGGACATTGACCAGACAGCCACTTATGAAGACATAGTGACTCTGCGGACAGGGGAGGTGAAGTGGTCGGTGGGTGAGCACCCAGGCCAGGAGTGA